In one Cercospora beticola chromosome 1, complete sequence genomic region, the following are encoded:
- the 60S_1 gene encoding ribosomal protein P2, which yields MKHLAAYLLLGLGGNESPSAADIKSVLSAVGVEADDERLNKLISELEGKDINELIAEGSQKLASVPSGGAAAGGAAPAAGGAAGGAAEAAPEAAKEEEKEESDDDMGFGLFD from the exons ATGAAGCACCTGGCAGCATACCTCCTCCTCGGCCTCGGCGGCAACGAGTCTCCTTCCGCCGCAGACATCAAGAGCGTTCTCAGCGCTGTCGGCGTTGAGGCTGACGATGAGCGcctcaacaagctcatctCTGAGCTCGAGGGCAAGGACATCAACGAG CTGATCGCCGAGGGTTCGCAAAAGCTCGCATCCGTCCCATCTGGTGGTGCCGccgctggtggtgctgctccagctgctggcggtgctgctggcggtgctgCCGAAGCTGCCCCAGAGGCTgccaaggaggaggagaaggaggagtccGACGACGACATGGGATTCGGTCTCTTCGACTAA
- the RPS15 gene encoding 40S ribosomal protein uS19 (BUSCO:EOG092658SK), translated as MADADYNAEEAAELKRKRAFRKFSYRGIDLDELLDLSSEQLRDVVHARARRRFNRGLKRKPMGLIKKLRKAKQEAKPNEKPDVVKTHLRDMIIVPEMIGSVVGVYSGKEFNQVEIKPEMVGHYLGEFSISYKPVKHGRPGIGATHSSRFIPLK; from the exons ATGGCTGACGCAGACTAC AACGCCGAGGAGGCTGCCG AGCTGAAGCGCAAGAGAGCGTTCCGCAAGTTCTCTTACCGCGGCATTGATCTTGACGA GCTCCTCGACCTTTCCTCCGAGCAGCTCCGCGATGTCGTCCACGCTCGTGCCCGCAGACGGTTCAACCGTGGTCTCAAGCGCAAGCCTATGGGCCTGATCAAGAAGCTTCGCAAGGCTAAGCAGGAGGCCAAGCCAAACGAGAAGCCAGACGTCGTCAAGACTCACCTTCGTGACATGATCATCGTCCCAGAGATGATTGGCTCTGTCGTCGGTGTCTACTCTGGAAAGGAGTTCAACCAGGTCGAAATCAAGCCAGAGATGGTCGGCCACTACCTCGGAGAATTCTCCATCTCATA CAAGCCAGTCAAGCACGGTCGTCCAGGTATCGGTGCTACCCACTCTTCGCGTTTCATCCCATTGAAGTAG
- a CDS encoding uncharacterized protein (BUSCO:EOG09264RW6), whose product MFFVAHRTRDCTLHPSFFDNTADSRIRERLYEDMEGKVEGTEMIIQIIEIDEISEPVLVPGTGMAKYTLSYRAIVWRPFRGEVVDGQVTSVVNNGFFVDVGALSVFVSKAMIPPALKYSVEGSTPSFTDNSDQTIERGAQVRLRIKGIRGEMGSMYAIGSIREDYLGALLQ is encoded by the exons ATGTTCTTCGTTGCGCACCGAACACGCGACTGCACGCTCCATCCGTCTTTCTTCGACAACACCGCAGACAGCAGGATTCGCGAGAGGCTTTACGAAGACATGGAGGGGAAGGTTGAGGGCACGGAAATGATCATTCAAATCATCGAGATCGATGAGATCAGTGAGCCAGTGCTGGTGCCGGGCACGGGAATGGCGAAGTACACGCTCTCGTATCGTGCGATCGTATGGCGACCTTTCAGAGGTGAAGTGGTGGACGGACAGGTGACGAGCGTGGTCAACAATGGATTCTTCGTGGACGTGGGCGCGTTGAGTGTGTTTGTGAGCAAAGCG ATGATCCCACCTGCTCTCAAATACTCAGTAGAGGGCTCGACGCCTTCTTTCACGGACAACTCAGACCAGACCATCGAGCGAGGCGCACAAGTGCGGCTACGCATCAAGGGTATTCGCGGAGAGATGGGCAGCATGTATGCCATCGGTAGCATCCGCGAGGATTACCTTGG GGCTCTTTTGCAGTAA
- a CDS encoding uncharacterized protein (MEROPS:MER0026262) codes for MGDSDSEASAIHYEDIRDPKLDELVREVLEEFHSPGLSIAILHNGKVKAKGYGFADLEEKIPVEPETLFCCASTTKSFTSAVAGGLVESPDHPITWQTPLAELIRDDFVLDQRSAGGQWATSHVTIEDALSHRTGLPRHDKTWINGTWSDREVVRSLRFLPMHHELREKWEYSNVPYTAVAHAVETVTGVSFGTLLRDHIFHPLGMLNTTYNLADAQKLSEKNEKARLARAHLWNEASNQYERVSWDDVPPEHGSGGIISNVLDYTRWMQHLMTTPQDHNHVLSKNVVAALRKPRMLVEKKPQRPWIGPEAYCLGLYSQVYRGREILSHTGAIAGYMANMLMVPPTAAEIGQGKSGWAVMLLQNSYSMAYDIIVQHLLDDYLQTPEAERFDTAKHMRQAQKDKEAELKEDAIIKKLFGEKAMSSHVPPSLQVQRFEGVYQHPAYHAYRLSMSKPARGGTEPNTTMEQQSHQEEAGVPLYLTPAGKAYLDVTATLHHVSGDYWWALQCMGPSTWITDEALKVQFVIGADGEVKGMRFQAEPSMPDELAFFLKVE; via the exons ATGGGCGACTCAGACTCAGAAGCTTCCGCGATCCACTATGAAGACATCAGAGACCCAAAGCTCGATGAGCTTGTGCGGGAAGTCCTCGAGGAATTCCACAGTCCCGGACTGTCAATTGCGATCCTTCATAATGGCAAAGTCAAGGCGAAGGGATATGGCTTCGCTGATCTCGAGGAGAAGATTCCAGTTGAGCCAGAGACACTGTTCTGCTGTGCATCCACAACGAAATCCTTCACTTCTGCTGTAGCAGGAGGTCTCGTAGAATCTCCGGATCATCCGATCACCTGGCAAACACCTCTGGCCGAGCTCATACGAGATGATTTTGTGCTCGACCAAAGGTCTGCTGGTGGGCAATGGGCGACGAGCCATGTGACTATAGAGGACGCTCTCTCGCACCGAACAGGACTGCCAAGACACGACAAGACCTGGATCAATGGAACATGGTCAGACCGCGAGGTTGTGCGATCTCTACGTTTT CTACCGATGCATCACGAACTCAGAGAGAAGTGGGAGTACAGTAATGTGCCTTACACGGCTGTAGCACACGCTGTGGAAACAGTAACTGGGGTTTCTTTCGGAACACTGCTTCGCGACCACATTTTTCATCCACTGGGTATGCTGAACACCACGTACAATCTAGCTGACGCCCAGAAGCTATCTGAGAAGAACGAAAAAGCTCGTCTAGCGAGAGCCCATCTGTGGAATGAAGCAAGCAACCAGTACGAGCGCGTTTCCTGGGACGATGTTCCACCTGAGCATGGCTCTGGTGGGATCATCTCCAATGTCCTCGACTACACTCGTTGGATGCAGCACCTCATGACGACGCCTCAGGACCACAACCATGTCCTGAGCAAGAACGTAGTGGCTGCGCTTCGCAAACCTAGAATGCtggtcgagaagaagccgcaACGACCTTGGATCGGACCAGAAGCATATTGCCTGGGACTGTATTCGCAAGTCTATCGTGGGCGTGAAATTCTGTCTCACACCGGCGCTATTGCTGGATACATGGCGAATATGCTCATGGTTcctccaacagcagcagagatcGGACAAGGGAAATCGGGATGGGCCGTAATGCTCTTGCAGAACTCCTACAGTATGGCGTACGACATAATCGTCCAACATCTTTTAGACGATTACCTCCAAACTCCAGAAGCCGAACGTTTCGACACGGCGAAGCACATGCGGCAGGCTCAGAAGGACAAAGAAGCAGAACTAAAGGAAGACGCGATTATCAAGAAGCTATTTGGTGAAAAGGCCATGTCTTCGCATGTCCCGCCCTCGCTACAGGTACAGAGATTTGAAGGCGTGTACCAGCATCCCGCCTATCATGCGTACCGGCTTTCCATGTCGAAACCAGCTCGTGGTGGCACTGAGCCCAACACTACGATGGAGCAACAAAGccaccaagaagaagccggcgTGCCGCTGTACCTCACCCCTGCAGGCAAAGCCTACCTTGATGTTACAGCAACGCTCCATCACGTCTCTGGTGACTACTGGTGGGCACTTCAATGCATGGGACCTAGCACCTGGATAACAGATGAGGCACTGAAAGTTCAATTCGTGATTGGCGCAGATGGAGAAGTCAAAGGCATGCGATTCCAAGCCGAACCCTCGATGCCAGACGAACTGGCTTTCTTTTTAAAGGTCGAGTAA
- a CDS encoding uncharacterized protein (CAZy:GH55), with translation MLPLSFQSLVCIASFLLQYSVSAQRQGHPSHNHLHAAVTQNGGKYDDTNRSHSSSSGLDFAPGPGGCPASQSYPSGQYWLPNLPAKDDGRSPFLVNGENYRIFRNVKDYGAKGDGQTDDTDAFNRAVSDQSRMGGGKGRAGSTGQPALIYIPSGTYIISSTVQLWIGTQIIGDALEPPVIKASPIMRNGTQLMSAFDFALQSTTNFYIGIRNIVLDSTDVASNKTIFGLNWAVSQATNLLNVNFTMPRDSQHIGIHMDGGSSGGGSGLFMGDLTFSGGFIGLEYNNQQYALRNLRFDNVKTAIAVKHAFTVTMQDIYCSNVEICVDAGVNDVPGGSISLLDSVCDGCGVMVNASTSVMLENLETYSSGPILRVDGREKFIRDLWGKSYVLGNADRTNGSMISATNGSLIRPIHRDGSLVDENGRYFTKTQPQYTALPLSAFASVKDAGAAGDGVTDDTQAIQQALLANADCNKVTFFPHGVYVVTDTLYVPPGSRLVGQVLSVITASGDRFANEGDPQPMLRVGQPGERGVAEFSDLLFSVADVLPGLIVVEVNMAGEHQGDVSFHNVHYRIGGARDSLLQTSCQEISKPCKATFMIMHLRETSSTYIENSWLWTADHDLDDSYNQQIGTGRGLYSVSQGPTWLVGTGSEHHVFYAYQFENAKHVYAALMQVESPYWQPSPRAPAPWVPDAATWNDPDFSNCQQNVSQCYMQWALRILGDETEELHLYGMGFWVFFNGPNYGACAGPNGSCQINIVELDDELQSDNDVALYNLNTKSVLNMISDSNGTVLATQDTNSGSWGGVIVAYRDF, from the exons ATGCTTCCTCTTTCGTTCCAGTCGCTCGTTTGCATAGCTTCGTTCCTTTTGCAGTATTCAGTCTCAGCACAGCGCCAGGGACATCCCAGCCATAATCATTTGCACGCGGCAGTGACACAAAATGGTGGCAAGTACGATGATACGAATAGAAGCcattcatcctcctccgGTCTAGATTTTGCACCTGGGCCGGGTGGTTGTCCTGCGTCACAGTCTTATCCATCGGGGCAATATTGGCTTCCGAATCTACCTGCAAAGGACGATGGTCGTTCTCCTTTCCTGGTGAATGGCGAAAACTATCGGATTTTCAGAAATGTGAAGGACTATGGGGCAAAGGGAGATGGTCAAACAGACGACACAGACGCTTTCAATCGCGCTGTCTCAGA CCAAAGTCGTATGGGAGGTGGAAAGGGCAGAGCAG GTAGCACTGGTCAGCCAGCATTGATCTACATTCCTTCGGGCACCTACATCATATCATCCACAGTCCAGCTATGGATTGGTACACAGATCATTGGCGATGCTCTGGAACCCCCCGTCATCAAAGCCTCGCCTATCATGAGAAATGGCACTCAGCTCATGTCGGCGTTTGATTTTGCCTTGCAAAGTACCACAAATTTCTACATTGGCATTCgcaacatcgtcctcgactCGACGGACGTGGCGTCCAACAAGACCATCTTCGGCCTCAACTGGGCTGTGTCACAGGCGACAAATCTGCTGAACGTCAACTTCACCATGCCAAGAGACAGTCAGCATATTGGTATCCATATGGACGGTGGCAGTTCAGGAGGTGGAAGCGGGCTCTTCATG GGCGACCTGACCTTCTCAGGCGGATTCATTGGACTTGAATACAACAACCAACAA TACGCGTTAAGGAATTTGCGATTCGACAACGTGAAAACAGCCATCGCTGTGAAGCACGCTTTCACGGTAACTATGCAAGACATCTACTGCTCCAATGTTGAAATATGTGTCGACGCTGGCGTCAATGACGTTCCAGGGGGCTCCATTAGTCTTCTGGACAGTGTCTGCGATGGATGTGGTGTGATGGTCAATGCAAGTACCTCAGTCATGCTCGAGAACCTGGAAACATACAGTTCCGGCCCGATTCTTCGCGTAGATGGACGCGAGAAATTTATTCGAGATCTTTGGGGCAAGAGTTATGTTCTTGGAAATGCGGACAGAACGAATGGCAGCATGATTTCGGCGACTAACGGCAGCTTGATCCGACCTATTCATCGAGACGGCAGTTTGGTTGACGAGAACGGACGCTATTTCACCAAAACCCAGCCACAATACACAGCTTTGCCACTGTCCGCGTTTGCTTCCGTCAAGGACGCCGGGGCTGCTGGTGACGGCGTCACTGA TGATACTCAGGCTATCCAGCAGGCTCTGCTCGCAAACGCGGACTGTAACAAAGTCACTTTCTTCCCTCAT GGCGTGTACGTGGTGACCGATACATTATATG TGCCACCTGGCAGTCGCCTCGTTGGCCAAGTGCTGTCGGTGATCACTGCATCCGGAGATCGTTTCGCCAACGAAGGTGACCCTCAGCCCATGTTGCGAGTCGGACAGCCTGGTGAAAGAGGTGTTGCAGAATTTAgcgatcttctcttctccgtTGCAGACGTTCTACCTGGTCTCATCGTAGTCGAAGTCAACATGGCCGGAGAGCATCAAGGAGACGTATCTTTTCACAACGTTC ACTATCGCATTGGCGGAGCGCGAGATTCACTTCTCCAAACCTCGTGCCAGGAAATCAGCAAACCTTGCAAAGCGACCTTCATGATCATGCACCTGAGAGAGACGAGCTCAACCTACATCGAAAACAGTTGGTTGTGGACCGCTGATCACGATTTGGACGATTCCTACAATCAGCAGATTGGCACTGGGAGAGGGCTGTACTCTGTGTCGCAAGGTCCGACCTGGCTAGTTGGTACAGGATCGGAACACCACGTTTTCTACGC ATACCAATTCGAGAACGCCAAACATGTCTACGCCGCTCTGATGCAAGTCGAATCACCATACTGGCAGCCATCTCCCCGAGCACCTGCTCCATGGGTACCAGACGCAGCAACCTGGAACGATCCCGACTTCTCCAATTGCCAACAGAATGTTTCTCAGTGCTACATGCAATGGGCTCTCCGCATTCTCGGTGACGAAACCGAGGAGCTGCATCTGTATGGGATGGGATTCTGGGTATTCTTCA ATGGACCAAACTATGGCGCATGCGCAGGTCCCAACGGTTCCTGTCAAATCAACATCGTGGAGCTAGACGATGAATTGCAAAGCGATAACGACGTTGCGTTGTACAATCTGA ATACGAAATCTGTGCTGAATATGATTTCTGATTCGAATGGTACGGTTTTGGCCACGCAGGATACAAATAGTGGGAGTTGGGGAGGCGTTATTGTGGCATATCGGGATTTCTGA